A single window of Pectobacterium parmentieri DNA harbors:
- a CDS encoding helix-turn-helix transcriptional regulator has product MKPITLPDRLIAMFESDPLVGWAIKDTSSRFIYVNNTFKTWQTISTRYDYEGLNIRDIPVPVAEFSDIFNQQEREIERTGKAVRAITTHIQGTEKIMQPAYNIQEPIYDEHRNCVGTVISVRHVRIITPTSLLNGTIMQHSTFEPPSEIFTEKEWEVIYLLVCGMMLKDISSILSITVDAVNSRLRSCYRKTGLNSLSGLKEYCRDNKFDNYIPLFFLKKGHIIIRG; this is encoded by the coding sequence ATGAAGCCAATTACATTACCTGACAGATTAATCGCAATGTTCGAAAGCGATCCTCTCGTCGGCTGGGCAATAAAAGACACAAGCTCCCGTTTTATTTATGTCAATAACACCTTTAAAACCTGGCAAACCATATCAACTCGTTATGATTATGAAGGCTTGAATATTAGGGATATCCCTGTTCCTGTAGCCGAATTTTCAGACATTTTTAACCAGCAGGAACGAGAGATAGAACGCACAGGTAAGGCGGTGAGAGCCATTACCACGCATATTCAAGGCACGGAAAAAATAATGCAGCCTGCCTACAATATTCAGGAGCCAATTTATGATGAACATCGCAACTGTGTAGGCACAGTTATCAGCGTCAGACATGTTAGGATCATCACGCCGACCTCGTTGCTAAATGGAACAATAATGCAACACTCCACCTTCGAGCCCCCTTCTGAAATATTTACCGAGAAGGAATGGGAGGTTATTTACCTACTGGTCTGTGGGATGATGCTTAAAGATATAAGCAGCATCCTCTCAATCACCGTCGATGCCGTTAACAGCAGACTCCGAAGCTGCTACAGAAAAACAGGCTTGAATTCACTATCAGGCCTAAAAGAATACTGTAGAGATAACAAGTTTGATAACTACATCCCGCTGTTCTTTCTGAAAAAAGGACATATCATTATCAGAGGCTAA
- a CDS encoding alpha/beta fold hydrolase — protein sequence MVNRILSGVVGAFLLMLSPLTYAQINFSAPQEGDWIAPEFTFSSGEKLKDLRIHYYTLGDKTKPAVLLLHGTNQPIKALLANGFGGELFGPGQALDSSKYFIIMPESIGSGKSSKPSDGLRMAFPQYDYNDMVQAQYRLIKEGLGINHLRLVMGYSMGGMQTWLWGEKYPDMMDALVPMASLPNELSGRNWMMRRILIESIKNDPAWNNGDYTQQPPTLKTASIMFSIATTGGTLAYQSKAPTRAQADKLVEDRLAAPSSSDANDFIYIWGSSANYNAAPELNKIKAPVLVINSADDERNPVETGILDNELKKIKQATVFLIPASSETSGHGTMMSAKFYKDELQRFLDKNQSQKKNKK from the coding sequence ATGGTTAACCGAATACTATCAGGGGTGGTGGGTGCATTTCTGTTAATGCTGTCACCATTAACGTATGCACAGATAAATTTTTCAGCACCACAAGAAGGCGACTGGATCGCGCCTGAATTTACCTTCAGCAGTGGCGAAAAATTAAAAGATCTGCGCATTCACTATTACACGCTCGGTGATAAAACCAAGCCCGCCGTGTTATTACTGCATGGAACAAACCAGCCGATTAAAGCGCTGTTAGCAAATGGTTTTGGCGGGGAGTTGTTCGGGCCGGGGCAGGCACTGGATAGCAGCAAATACTTTATTATCATGCCGGAAAGCATTGGTTCTGGAAAATCCTCCAAACCGTCAGACGGCTTACGGATGGCATTTCCCCAATACGATTATAACGATATGGTGCAGGCCCAGTACCGCTTAATCAAAGAAGGACTGGGTATTAACCACCTGCGTCTGGTGATGGGATATTCCATGGGGGGAATGCAGACCTGGCTCTGGGGGGAAAAATACCCGGACATGATGGATGCATTGGTGCCAATGGCGTCGCTGCCAAATGAGCTGTCTGGCCGTAACTGGATGATGCGTCGCATCTTGATTGAGTCCATCAAGAACGATCCGGCCTGGAATAATGGTGATTACACGCAGCAGCCGCCAACGCTGAAAACGGCTAGCATCATGTTCAGTATCGCCACTACTGGCGGAACGCTGGCCTATCAGAGCAAAGCGCCGACGCGAGCACAGGCAGACAAACTGGTAGAAGATCGCCTTGCTGCACCGTCAAGCAGCGATGCCAATGACTTTATTTATATCTGGGGGTCGTCTGCAAATTATAATGCTGCCCCGGAGCTGAATAAAATTAAAGCGCCTGTTCTGGTGATTAACTCTGCGGATGATGAGCGTAATCCTGTTGAAACAGGCATCCTGGATAATGAGCTTAAGAAAATTAAGCAGGCAACCGTGTTCCTTATTCCCGCCAGTAGCGAAACCAGCGGGCATGGCACGATGATGTCGGCGAAGTTTTATAAAGATGAGTTGCAACGTTTCTTAGACAAAAATCAGTCTCAGAAAAAGAATAAAAAATAA
- the rraB gene encoding ribonuclease E inhibitor RraB produces MANRELLEEQREETRLIIEELLDDGSDPDALYTIEHHFSAEKFEVLEKVAVEAFKLGYEVTDAEELEVEDGVLLMCCDAISEVALNAELIDAQVEQLLALAERHGVNYDGWGTYFEDPDGEGEEGDDEDFYDEDDDGKRH; encoded by the coding sequence ATGGCAAATCGCGAATTACTGGAAGAGCAACGGGAAGAGACACGCCTGATCATTGAAGAACTGCTGGATGATGGCAGCGATCCTGACGCGCTCTATACCATTGAACACCATTTCTCTGCTGAGAAGTTTGAAGTGTTGGAGAAAGTTGCTGTAGAAGCCTTCAAGCTGGGCTATGAAGTGACGGATGCGGAAGAACTGGAAGTGGAAGATGGTGTGTTGCTGATGTGCTGTGATGCGATCAGTGAAGTTGCGCTGAATGCGGAACTGATCGACGCACAGGTAGAACAGCTACTGGCGCTGGCAGAACGTCACGGTGTGAATTACGACGGGTGGGGTACTTACTTCGAAGATCCAGATGGTGAAGGCGAAGAAGGGGATGATGAAGATTTTTATGACGAAGATGATGACGGTAAGCGCCATTAA
- a CDS encoding methyl-accepting chemotaxis protein, whose protein sequence is MFRKIKIRTALSMMVFSLAALLLFVGVLGLVAVQSGNKSFARVDMEVLPGLVALNDSSELLLRGRLDLRLYESLMGKGDVEAAKVALGRARGKVDGASEKWQNYLKYPQSAEEKIISADMAEKRNTLMQEFIDPAFAALNAGNLDEYRQRAGKSTVLYAAFDKSSKALVAFKLKSIDEAYADSNGRVELMETILYAAIACALLLAALAWSVMTNLIVKPLNQAISVFDRIAEGDLRAQIDSSGKNEIAQLFAAVQRMRDGLENMVRVVRNGTDAISVGVEEIASGNIDLSSRTEQQAASLDETASSMEQIMSTVKNNEDNTRKANDLALKASDSASRGGNVVTEVVDTMRSIKQSSAKISDIVGVIDGIAFQTNLLALNAAVESARAGQYGKGFAVVASEVRMLAARSATAAKEIGTMIDASLSRIEKGAGLVELAGNTMDEVLMDVKKVVDIMDEITLASSEQSRGISQINIAINQMDGVTQQNASLVSEVATSANALQEQVINLQQSVSRFQIARENVEMNGILPGLRQNIALSDAR, encoded by the coding sequence ATGTTTCGTAAGATAAAGATCCGTACTGCCCTCAGCATGATGGTGTTTTCGTTAGCGGCGCTACTGCTTTTTGTCGGCGTTTTAGGGTTGGTTGCAGTTCAGTCGGGGAATAAATCATTTGCCCGTGTCGATATGGAAGTGCTGCCAGGGCTAGTCGCGTTGAATGATAGTTCCGAACTGCTGTTGCGTGGTCGGTTAGATTTACGTCTGTACGAATCATTAATGGGGAAAGGAGACGTCGAGGCAGCGAAAGTTGCACTGGGACGCGCCAGAGGCAAGGTCGATGGTGCCAGCGAGAAATGGCAGAACTACCTGAAATATCCACAGTCTGCAGAAGAAAAAATCATTTCTGCGGACATGGCTGAGAAACGTAATACGCTGATGCAGGAGTTTATCGATCCAGCATTTGCGGCGCTTAACGCAGGGAATTTGGATGAATATCGCCAGCGTGCCGGGAAATCGACGGTGCTGTATGCCGCGTTTGATAAATCGTCTAAAGCGCTGGTTGCCTTTAAGCTGAAGAGCATTGATGAAGCCTACGCGGATTCGAATGGGCGTGTGGAGTTGATGGAAACTATCCTGTACGCCGCCATTGCCTGTGCGTTGCTGCTGGCAGCACTGGCCTGGTCTGTGATGACCAACCTTATTGTAAAACCATTGAATCAGGCTATTTCCGTCTTTGACCGCATCGCGGAAGGTGACTTGCGCGCACAGATTGATAGCAGCGGGAAAAATGAAATTGCACAGTTGTTCGCCGCGGTTCAGCGCATGCGTGACGGGCTGGAAAACATGGTGCGGGTGGTACGTAACGGCACTGATGCGATCAGCGTTGGTGTTGAGGAAATCGCATCCGGCAATATCGATCTCTCTAGCCGTACCGAGCAGCAGGCGGCCTCGTTGGATGAAACGGCTTCAAGCATGGAACAGATCATGTCAACGGTGAAAAACAACGAAGACAACACGCGTAAAGCCAACGATCTGGCGTTGAAAGCCTCGGATTCTGCATCTCGCGGCGGGAATGTTGTCACCGAAGTGGTTGATACGATGCGTTCTATTAAGCAGAGTTCTGCCAAGATTTCCGACATTGTTGGAGTGATCGACGGCATTGCCTTCCAGACCAACCTGCTGGCACTGAACGCTGCGGTGGAATCTGCCCGTGCGGGTCAATACGGCAAAGGCTTTGCGGTGGTTGCTTCTGAAGTACGGATGTTGGCTGCGCGCAGTGCGACGGCAGCGAAAGAGATTGGCACCATGATTGATGCTTCCCTCAGCCGCATTGAAAAAGGCGCAGGGCTGGTTGAACTGGCCGGTAACACCATGGACGAAGTGTTGATGGATGTGAAAAAAGTGGTTGATATCATGGATGAGATCACGCTGGCTTCCAGCGAGCAGAGCCGCGGTATTTCGCAGATTAACATCGCTATTAATCAGATGGACGGTGTGACGCAGCAGAATGCGTCACTGGTATCAGAAGTGGCGACCTCAGCAAATGCGCTTCAGGAACAGGTTATTAACCTGCAACAGTCTGTTTCCCGTTTTCAGATCGCAAGAGAAAACGTGGAAATGAACGGTATTCTGCCCGGCTTGCGTCAGAACATTGCACTGTCCGATGCCCGCTAA
- a CDS encoding GNAT family N-acetyltransferase, giving the protein MTTATSTNLQVRLITAQDDATIAQVIRQVSAEFGLTADKGYTVSDPNLDALFALYNQPKSAYWVIEYEGRVVGGGGIAPLVAGEEDVCELQKMYFLPVVRGKGLARQLAIQALDFARQHGFRRCYLETTGHLTSAIRLYASLGFDAIPHSMGNTGHTDCEVTMLKVL; this is encoded by the coding sequence ATGACAACTGCGACCTCCACTAATCTTCAGGTACGCCTAATCACTGCGCAGGACGATGCCACGATTGCACAGGTCATCCGTCAGGTTTCTGCTGAATTTGGTTTAACGGCCGATAAAGGTTACACCGTTTCCGACCCTAATCTGGATGCGTTGTTTGCCTTGTATAACCAGCCGAAAAGCGCCTATTGGGTTATTGAATATGAAGGCCGCGTGGTTGGCGGTGGTGGGATTGCGCCGTTGGTTGCGGGTGAAGAAGATGTCTGTGAATTACAGAAAATGTATTTCTTACCCGTCGTGCGGGGCAAAGGTCTGGCACGTCAGTTAGCAATACAAGCACTTGATTTTGCTCGTCAGCATGGCTTTCGCCGCTGTTATCTGGAAACGACGGGCCACTTGACCAGCGCAATTCGGCTATATGCGTCGCTGGGCTTCGATGCGATCCCCCATTCAATGGGCAACACAGGCCACACCGATTGTGAAGTAACGATGCTGAAAGTGCTGTAG
- a CDS encoding PAS domain-containing protein yields the protein MDPDLTPVEYYFDNSLFGWAIKDCNSQYVYGNKMVCQYFGVTENKLLGCLDTDLTPDVSEHYDHILYDDQKILTTNEMSIVLKTFDYGRRNRLRSFLVEKRPWRLNDGTDGIVCTYIEITNVYFSTFLMPCERKPFVFTRPANIFTDKEWEVVLLLQCGVKQNSIPDILGISSSTLRNRIMRCCDKTGVANSATLIQHCNQKGWDNYIPPFFLIKGHVSIT from the coding sequence ATGGATCCAGATTTGACTCCTGTTGAGTATTACTTTGATAACTCTTTGTTTGGCTGGGCAATAAAGGACTGCAACTCCCAGTATGTTTATGGCAATAAGATGGTATGTCAGTATTTCGGTGTAACAGAAAATAAACTTTTAGGCTGTCTCGACACTGACTTAACGCCCGATGTCAGCGAGCACTATGACCATATACTGTATGACGACCAAAAAATATTGACCACAAATGAAATGAGTATCGTCCTCAAAACATTTGATTACGGAAGACGAAATAGACTCAGATCTTTTCTGGTGGAGAAGCGTCCTTGGCGGCTCAATGATGGCACTGACGGTATTGTTTGCACTTACATAGAAATCACCAATGTTTACTTTTCAACTTTTCTTATGCCATGCGAAAGGAAGCCCTTTGTGTTCACCCGACCGGCAAATATTTTTACAGATAAAGAGTGGGAAGTCGTTCTTTTGCTGCAGTGCGGGGTGAAGCAGAACAGTATTCCAGACATACTCGGTATAAGTTCTTCAACGCTTCGTAACAGGATAATGCGTTGCTGTGATAAAACAGGTGTGGCAAACAGCGCCACCCTGATCCAACACTGCAACCAAAAAGGATGGGATAACTACATTCCCCCTTTTTTTCTGATAAAAGGGCATGTGTCGATTACCTGA
- a CDS encoding M48 family metallopeptidase, translating to MNIEGHYQYPGLAARVAASLHLTDNGSMMVLSTESSNTTFTLEQVAVSDALGSIPLTLTFPDGGRFVPADDPTFRAWYSARRRPGLVHRLERHKRGVILTLFATLFIVINYVYVVLPWASSALALHIPTAIEQQLGQHTLTLLRHSDFKPSKLPIARQQAMQTLFQQVMPADMREDKTPLRLEIMSAPIGPNAFMLADGTLIISDDLVTLAKSDNELAAVMLHEMGHHAYRHPMRMVVRSSLVSLTFMWMTGDVSGVGDIVLQSAAFINEMQFSRDMEREADAWAIAKMQQQGRSLQSMQAMYQALINHDRSEDEVESLDLPDWLSTHPDMDERLRTIEREMNKH from the coding sequence ATGAATATTGAGGGGCATTATCAATACCCCGGATTGGCGGCCCGCGTGGCCGCTTCTCTTCATTTAACGGACAATGGTTCGATGATGGTGCTGAGCACGGAGTCATCGAATACGACATTTACACTGGAGCAGGTCGCGGTTTCCGATGCGCTGGGATCCATTCCCCTGACGTTAACGTTTCCTGACGGCGGTCGCTTTGTTCCTGCCGACGATCCTACATTTCGTGCGTGGTATTCCGCGCGCCGTCGCCCTGGGCTGGTCCATCGTCTGGAACGCCATAAGCGTGGCGTGATTCTCACGTTATTTGCCACGCTATTCATCGTCATAAATTATGTCTATGTGGTGTTGCCGTGGGCGAGCTCCGCGTTGGCGCTACACATTCCTACCGCGATCGAACAGCAATTGGGGCAACATACGCTAACGCTGTTACGGCACAGTGATTTTAAACCTTCAAAACTGCCTATTGCTCGCCAACAGGCGATGCAAACGCTGTTTCAACAGGTTATGCCCGCTGACATGCGGGAAGACAAAACGCCGCTGCGCCTGGAGATTATGTCGGCGCCTATTGGGCCGAATGCCTTTATGTTGGCAGATGGCACGCTGATTATCAGTGACGATCTGGTAACGCTGGCGAAAAGTGATAACGAGCTGGCTGCGGTGATGTTGCATGAAATGGGACACCACGCCTACCGCCATCCAATGCGTATGGTCGTGCGTTCGTCATTGGTATCGCTGACGTTCATGTGGATGACAGGAGATGTGAGTGGCGTGGGGGATATCGTGTTGCAGTCTGCCGCTTTTATCAACGAGATGCAGTTTTCTCGCGATATGGAGCGGGAAGCCGATGCATGGGCAATAGCAAAAATGCAACAGCAAGGGCGTTCGCTTCAGTCCATGCAGGCAATGTATCAGGCCTTGATCAATCACGACCGCAGCGAGGATGAAGTTGAATCGCTGGATTTACCTGACTGGCTGAGTACACATCCAGATATGGACGAGCGGCTGAGAACGATTGAAAGAGAAATGAATAAGCACTGA
- the argF gene encoding ornithine carbamoyltransferase, whose protein sequence is MQPFYKRHFLRLMDFTPAEIAHLLALSTKLKADKKSGTETRRLQGKNIALIFEKDSTRTRCSFEVAAYDQGAQVTYLGPSGSQIGHKESIKDTARVLGRMYDGIQYRGYGQHIVETLAQYAGVPVWNGLTNEFHPTQLLADLLTMQEHLPGKALSDMTLVYAGDARNNMGNTMLEAAALTGLDLRLVAPKACWPDAGLVAECQAAAEQTGGSITLTEDIAAGVADADFIYTDVWVSMGEPKETWKERIALLKPYQVNMAMIAATGNPQVKFLHCLPAFHDDQTTMGQQMAEQYGLHGGMEVTDEVFESAHSIVFDQAENRMHTIKAVMVATLAQD, encoded by the coding sequence ATGCAACCGTTCTATAAGCGTCACTTTTTAAGGTTAATGGATTTTACACCTGCAGAAATTGCCCATCTTTTAGCCCTGTCGACGAAACTGAAAGCCGATAAAAAAAGCGGGACCGAAACCCGCCGCCTACAAGGTAAAAACATCGCACTCATCTTCGAAAAAGATTCGACTCGTACTCGCTGCTCTTTCGAAGTTGCTGCATACGATCAGGGCGCACAAGTGACCTATCTCGGCCCAAGCGGCAGTCAAATTGGCCATAAAGAATCCATTAAGGACACCGCCCGCGTACTGGGAAGAATGTACGACGGCATTCAATATCGCGGCTACGGCCAGCACATTGTTGAAACGCTAGCACAATATGCGGGCGTTCCCGTGTGGAACGGACTGACAAACGAATTCCACCCCACGCAGTTGTTGGCCGATCTGTTGACAATGCAGGAACATTTGCCGGGTAAAGCGTTGTCAGACATGACGCTCGTCTACGCTGGCGATGCGCGTAACAACATGGGTAACACCATGCTGGAAGCGGCGGCGCTGACCGGGCTGGATTTACGCCTTGTTGCGCCAAAAGCCTGCTGGCCGGATGCCGGTCTGGTGGCTGAGTGTCAGGCGGCGGCAGAGCAAACGGGTGGCAGCATCACGCTGACGGAAGATATCGCCGCAGGCGTCGCGGACGCAGATTTCATCTATACCGACGTTTGGGTTTCTATGGGTGAACCAAAAGAAACTTGGAAAGAGCGTATCGCGCTGCTGAAACCTTATCAGGTGAACATGGCGATGATCGCTGCAACGGGCAATCCGCAGGTAAAGTTTCTACACTGCCTGCCAGCGTTCCATGATGACCAGACAACCATGGGTCAACAAATGGCGGAACAGTATGGCCTGCACGGTGGAATGGAAGTCACGGACGAAGTCTTTGAATCCGCGCACAGTATCGTGTTCGATCAGGCGGAAAACCGTATGCACACCATCAAAGCAGTGATGGTCGCTACGCTGGCGCAGGATTAA
- a CDS encoding YhcH/YjgK/YiaL family protein, whose product MITGNVHHLELVPYLPAKLREAIEYVKQNITADTPLGKHDIEGNNVFVLISNDSTDLLEKRRAEYHAKYLDIQIVLSGVEGMTFSNLPAGKPDTDWLADKDIAFLPAGEQEKLFVMQEGDFVVFFPGEVHKPLCAVGEPAHVRKAVVKIDASLV is encoded by the coding sequence ATGATTACTGGCAACGTCCACCATCTTGAACTGGTTCCTTATCTGCCTGCTAAACTGCGTGAAGCGATTGAGTACGTGAAGCAAAACATCACGGCGGATACCCCGCTGGGCAAGCATGATATCGAGGGTAACAACGTATTCGTGCTGATTTCCAACGACAGCACCGATCTGCTGGAAAAGCGCCGCGCCGAGTATCACGCCAAATATCTGGACATTCAGATTGTGCTGTCTGGCGTAGAAGGGATGACGTTCAGCAACCTGCCTGCTGGCAAGCCAGATACCGATTGGCTGGCTGATAAAGATATTGCTTTCCTGCCTGCGGGCGAACAGGAAAAACTGTTTGTGATGCAGGAAGGGGATTTTGTCGTCTTCTTCCCAGGGGAAGTACATAAACCACTGTGTGCCGTCGGTGAACCGGCGCACGTGCGCAAAGCCGTGGTGAAAATCGACGCATCGCTGGTGTAG
- a CDS encoding ShlB/FhaC/HecB family hemolysin secretion/activation protein — protein MVNAATPVELQQLDQRQINQQQINQQERQRAQERQLSPQAPDVRLQEPGAFLTRLHFPVEMTPCFPINKVELQGTKDFPSWLPLQRLADQAVNQCLGGKGINLLMSALQNRLVNHGYVTARVLAPAQDLKSGTLKLVVMAGKVGKITLSPDSDRYIHLYSALPAREGELLDLRDIEQGLENLQRVPTARADMQLVPGEKPGESDIVVSYKQAKHWRLGATLDDSGTKSTGRYQGGLTFFLDNPFSLSDTFYLYGGHDLQGRTSKGSKSYVAHYSVPFGYWQAGMTASGYDYHQTIAGLNENYTYKGENESLNFQLSRMLHRSGSQKTSVSYEVMTRESRNFVNDTEVEVQRRKTAGWRLGLQHRHYISQATLDAAVSYQRGTRWFGAQPVPEETNNEGTGLSKIIQFSSELDVPFAVFDETFRYNVQYRRQLASTRLTAQDQFSIGNRWTVRGFDGELTLSADDGWLVRNELAWRTPLRNQELYLGVDYGEISNNSKERLIGNHLAGGVIGVRGNVLNTGYDLFAGIPLSKPDGFETSPAVFGFSLNWRY, from the coding sequence ATGGTGAATGCCGCCACGCCAGTTGAGCTGCAACAGCTCGATCAACGTCAGATCAACCAGCAGCAAATTAATCAGCAGGAACGGCAGCGTGCGCAAGAGCGACAGCTCTCACCTCAGGCTCCAGATGTCCGCCTGCAAGAGCCGGGGGCATTTCTGACACGGTTGCATTTTCCCGTGGAGATGACGCCCTGTTTTCCCATCAACAAGGTGGAATTACAGGGAACGAAGGATTTCCCCAGTTGGCTACCGTTGCAGCGGCTGGCCGATCAGGCAGTGAACCAATGTCTGGGCGGTAAAGGCATTAACTTGTTAATGAGCGCGTTGCAAAATCGCCTGGTGAATCACGGCTATGTAACTGCCCGCGTATTGGCGCCCGCTCAAGATCTGAAAAGCGGTACGCTGAAGCTGGTGGTGATGGCTGGTAAGGTTGGCAAGATAACGCTGTCGCCGGACAGTGACCGCTATATTCATCTCTATAGCGCTTTGCCTGCACGTGAAGGTGAACTGCTTGATTTACGCGATATCGAGCAGGGGCTGGAGAATTTGCAGCGCGTGCCGACAGCACGGGCTGATATGCAACTGGTTCCAGGAGAGAAACCGGGCGAGAGCGATATCGTTGTTAGCTATAAACAAGCAAAACACTGGCGGCTTGGTGCGACGCTGGACGACTCCGGCACCAAAAGCACAGGGCGCTATCAGGGCGGTCTGACGTTTTTCCTCGATAATCCCTTTTCACTGAGCGACACGTTCTATCTCTACGGTGGTCACGATCTACAAGGGCGTACCAGCAAAGGTAGTAAGAGCTACGTTGCCCATTACTCGGTGCCGTTTGGCTACTGGCAGGCTGGGATGACCGCCAGCGGTTATGACTATCACCAGACGATAGCCGGATTGAATGAAAACTATACCTATAAAGGTGAAAACGAGAGCCTCAATTTTCAACTGAGTCGAATGTTACATCGTAGTGGTAGCCAGAAGACGTCGGTGAGTTATGAGGTCATGACGCGTGAATCACGCAATTTTGTCAATGATACCGAGGTTGAGGTACAGCGGCGTAAAACGGCGGGATGGCGTCTGGGCTTACAGCATCGTCACTATATTTCCCAAGCCACGCTGGATGCTGCCGTTAGCTATCAGCGCGGTACTCGCTGGTTTGGTGCGCAACCCGTTCCAGAAGAAACCAATAATGAAGGAACCGGGCTATCAAAAATTATTCAGTTCTCTTCCGAGTTGGATGTTCCCTTCGCCGTGTTTGATGAAACTTTCCGCTACAACGTGCAATACCGTCGTCAGCTCGCGAGTACCCGCCTGACGGCACAGGATCAATTCTCGATTGGTAACCGCTGGACGGTTCGCGGCTTTGACGGTGAGCTCACGCTCAGCGCCGACGACGGTTGGCTGGTACGCAATGAGCTCGCCTGGCGCACGCCGCTTCGGAATCAGGAACTGTATCTGGGTGTGGATTACGGTGAGATCAGTAACAACAGTAAAGAGCGGCTGATTGGTAACCATTTGGCAGGTGGTGTCATTGGAGTACGTGGCAACGTATTGAACACCGGCTATGACCTGTTTGCGGGGATTCCGCTTTCCAAGCCTGATGGTTTTGAAACCAGCCCGGCTGTCTTCGGTTTCAGCCTGAACTGGCGGTACTGA
- a CDS encoding YjgN family protein, translating into MTTNTSKNNTQHRVQFHGKAGEYFAIWLVNALLTAITLGIYSAWATVRRRRYFYGNTEINGDRFDYHAEPIQILKGRLLVIAGIILFYAVMAASPTLGVLLALAFAALIPIIVIRNWRYNAIMSSYRGIRFNYHCQTGRAYWVLLLCPILLLLALYAVLVVVMVIGMQSNSPILAIFIALVLATPGFAVVNGIMKMMQLDFYVNNLFFGKTAFNAELTKAAFIKIGLIGVLIIIPFVIVGLSFMSSSFLTSFQTAITGGGNEDEVISMMASNTLNLMITLLVLLLGGLASTCYQLVAQRNYLFNQTSLSGGVKLHSSMQTLSYIWLLITNSLITVFSFGWAAPVAEIRHARYLANATMVEGDLALLHVQAHQDTANSALAEEAVQALDLGVGL; encoded by the coding sequence ATGACTACCAATACTTCAAAAAATAACACGCAGCATCGCGTGCAGTTTCATGGTAAGGCTGGGGAATATTTTGCAATTTGGCTGGTGAATGCGTTATTAACGGCAATCACCTTGGGAATTTATTCTGCATGGGCGACAGTGCGCCGCCGCCGTTATTTCTACGGCAATACGGAAATTAATGGTGACCGTTTTGACTACCACGCCGAGCCTATTCAAATCTTAAAAGGGCGTTTGCTGGTTATTGCCGGTATTATTCTTTTTTATGCCGTAATGGCCGCGTCACCGACGCTTGGCGTACTGCTCGCGTTGGCATTTGCGGCCCTCATTCCGATTATTGTAATCCGTAACTGGCGTTATAACGCCATTATGTCCAGCTACCGTGGTATTCGTTTTAATTATCATTGCCAGACAGGCCGCGCATATTGGGTATTACTGCTTTGTCCTATTTTGCTTCTTCTGGCTTTGTATGCCGTGCTGGTTGTTGTGATGGTTATTGGTATGCAGAGCAATAGCCCGATTCTGGCTATATTCATCGCCCTAGTGCTTGCTACTCCGGGTTTTGCTGTGGTGAATGGCATCATGAAAATGATGCAGCTTGATTTCTATGTGAATAACCTGTTTTTCGGTAAAACGGCGTTTAACGCGGAATTGACGAAAGCGGCATTCATTAAAATTGGCCTGATTGGCGTACTGATTATTATTCCTTTTGTGATCGTAGGACTGTCATTCATGAGTTCGTCCTTCTTAACATCATTCCAGACCGCGATAACGGGTGGCGGAAATGAAGATGAGGTGATCAGTATGATGGCGAGCAATACTCTTAATCTGATGATCACGCTGCTTGTGCTGCTGCTGGGGGGGCTGGCTTCTACTTGCTACCAACTGGTCGCACAGCGTAATTACCTGTTCAATCAGACATCGCTGAGCGGCGGTGTGAAATTGCACTCTTCCATGCAAACGCTGTCTTACATATGGCTGCTGATAACCAATAGCCTGATTACGGTCTTTTCTTTCGGTTGGGCTGCACCGGTGGCAGAGATTCGTCATGCTCGCTACCTCGCGAATGCGACGATGGTTGAAGGTGATCTGGCACTGCTGCACGTTCAGGCGCATCAAGACACGGCAAACAGTGCTCTGGCCGAAGAAGCCGTACAAGCCCTCGATTTGGGTGTCGGCCTGTAA